In the genome of Amphiura filiformis chromosome 4, Afil_fr2py, whole genome shotgun sequence, one region contains:
- the LOC140150641 gene encoding 3'-5' exoribonuclease HELZ2-like, which translates to MSLQEHLNREQEIKQLTSNVGAFLFLCEKCFTESPSRLRIKSFMGNFCDSPDRHPWDVNKVMVYRSATKPYPSMIRQRPNERQAKNPVEMCTFRSKCRYAGKGCRYAHNKTEVLQANSPVKMCRFRSSCTNDRCPFAHNQKDMLQANKSVKMCKSPSSCEYGVECHYAHNPMELKVWKLDSVSHDVIVKHCAVDQPTVTGQTLSCIFHMNRDHVESRRYATPIDTSNDIKEITIGSHSQRGTAMDGDEVTVAILVNDDATDAQTSEEQNKVYGKVISVDKRAVDYTNKELVCLMDPYDDNLMVPVNPRLPKIMIFRPEYDTKKSKGGGKTSSGQLIVPICRNETQRQGDVEVSKKDRPHKLFKVKWLRWDKPQTYPVGFVVEDFPLGDNKADGVRILKQIYGVQHQKEPPGLLKEYPLDWCIPPDEYGRRTDLRNLLVFTIDSPDSEDLDDALSVQQRQHGRYEVGVHIADVSYFVNRETKLGRSLDSKARRMATSFYPASEKPIHMLPVRLGTNLCSLKPGQDKLTISVFLVFDETGNHIPDETRIVRSIVQSQHRLTYDYVQQMLGETHELVGMEDLKKSLHDISFISRTCRKVRLGNAAFSQLRGDTLSYSMAHILVEEMMILANEAVAQRLLSEFPQCTPLRRQLPPRLEHFRLWKENNQGIIDESVYMTHAKETLQSVLKDTNFDGEDSMDTVNILRNIWYQIKQCVAEENIFRLSGLVCNDQYHPQFAAAQSALHWILSNGEYINSGDHAADTARIHTRLSKSAYTHFTSPIRRYIDIVVHRLLIAVLNEDKTLPHDAQDVTKICENCNIRSSVAGEFELKSQELELALQLKQRPMQLQGVIEDITDKNLQLGFNHDDRVIKTLTKFFQKVSFSLLKPVEKPDKDEGDKMVTMTWNERVYNVGGMPPLTTNDVSANQARHSQLAVDDNDRHTLALPTRNWRCINEEVAAENFDNSAENWDMVKGQIEALDTIASTVRTTQMDDPSCLTFVEDITCETDEESKKKKHYASFQHTFKIGDVTQVQLYPTFNCGILAPNVQLYQMTPTLDFCMEHRSQPLQCLSIVANQVPKRKNIKTYQDTWLPVLDMMAAYNAVQQNETLIIHGVNIEWQHHSGDQLPYGSFTLTNKFCDDRHIDIRQGNTSGRRAAFLCIRFHEQDTTEVTSAKKKTDGNQDVIVVAHGSAFISDVKDGDREHQRLKVFFNVNQMSAPFPNRLRERSGEPEEYTVEIIPVCQTDSRLEGAIKDVDSSSSLVQNICLLTPDKAEYDSDRDANDMSILIDAANQYGGFFDVSGCRLNRLNQPQSEAVETALTERFTVIQGPPGTGSMTTGAYLTYFFSEQNKQLPNRGKRPQILYCGPSYKSVDAFAECLKNFPISIVRVYDNDIENRAFPIPGSTLTSNKMGQKDVVMEPGHENISLHHLIRMSTRTDGLEANSKAEAILEYDRRFRDCEPERPEVKAYLELIFDAEIEELAKYQVILTTCIASGSNRIIEGTNIIQCIVDEAGMCNEPETLIPMVSTNPLQIVLIGDHKQLRPIIPENTARSLGMAVSLFQRYEKEMTMLTFQYRMHEAICEFPSMTFYDNSLITPPSIKERPSPNMMSEVWPGDGSRPIAFCHCTGVEETLSVKTAEGNEISKANSYEVEQVVRMVNVLVDTYKVNPKEIAVLSQYRLQCDKITTKLAECGRSDVDVRTVINSQGSDWNYVLMSTVRSLPRVEIEEYPNYEWKKRYLGFITDENQMNVALTRAKHGLIIVGNKYLLRTHNKWKELLDYYEEIECLVEAKQFWDKQEDMNTCTNVLKQLRL; encoded by the exons ATGTCACTTCAGGAGCATCTAAACCGGGAGCAGGAGATCAAACAGTTGACGTCGAATGTTGGAGCCTTCCTGTTTCTGTGTGAAAAATGTTTTACTGAAAGTCCTTCTCGTTTGAGAATAAAGAGCTTCATGGGTAACTTTTGCGATTCACCTGACAGGCATCCGTGGGATGTCAACAAAGTCATGGTGTATAGATCAGCCACCAAACCGTATCCTTCAATGATTCGACAGCGACCTAACGAACGTCAGGCAAAGAATCCTGTGGAGATGTGTACGTTCCGTTCCAAATGTAGATACGCCGGAAAGGGATGTCGGTACGCACACAACAAGACAGAAGTACTTCAGGCAAACAGTCCTGTGAAGATGTGTAGGTTCCGGTCCTCTTGTACGAACGACAGATGTCCTTTCGCTCACAACCAGAAGGACATGCTCCAGGCAAACAAATCAGTCAAGATGTGCAAGTCTCCTTCCTCGTGTGAATATGGAGTGGAATGTCATTATGCTCACAACCCAATGGAATTGAAAGTCTGGAAATTGGACAGTGTGTCACATGATGTTATCGTCAAACACTGTGCAGTTGATCAGCCGACTGTTACGGGACAAACACTATCTTGTATATTTCATATGAATCGCGATCATGTTGAAAGTCGCCGCTACGCAACTCCTATAGACACATCCAATGACATAAAGGAGATTACAATTGGTAGCCATTCCCAAAGAGGAACTGCTATGGATGGTGATGAGGTTACCGTAGCAATTCTCGTCAATGATGATGCCACTGATGCACAAACTTCAGAGGAGCAAAATAAGGTTTATGGGAAGGTAATAAGTGTGGATAAACGGGCAGTAGATTATACCAACAAGGAACTTGTATGTCTAATGGACCCTTACGATGACAACCTCATGGTTCCTGTTAATCCACGGCTTCCAAAGATTATGATCTTTCGTCCTGAGTATGATACAAAGAAGTCAAAAGGAGGTGGAAAGACATCTTCGGGCCAGTTGATCGTACCAATCTGCCGTAATGAAACACAGCGACAAGGAGATGTTGAGGTCAGCAAGAAGGATCGCCCACATAAGCTTTTTAAAGTGAAGTGGCTCAGATGGGACAAACCACAGACATACCCCGTAGGCTTTGTAGTCGAAGATTTTCCTCTAGGTGACAACAAAGCCGATGGAGTTAGGATCCTGAAACAAATCTATGGAGTCCAACATCAGAAAGAGCCACCTGGCCTGCTAAAGGAATACCCATTGGACTGGTGCATTCCACCGGATGAGTATGGAAGACGAACGGATCTAAGAAACCTACTGGTTTTCACGATCGATTCACCTGACTCGGAAGATCTTGATGACGCATTGAGTGTTCAGCAACGTCAACATGGAAGATACGAGGTCGGTGTACACATCGCAGATGTCAGCTACTTTGTCAATCGTGAGACAAAATTGGGCCGATCACTGGATTCCAAAGCTAGACGTATGGCTACATCATTCTATCCTGCGTCTGAAAAGCCCATACACATGCTTCCGGTAAGATTAGGCACTAATTTATGTAGTTTGAAACCGGGGCAAGACAAGCTCACAATTTCAGTGTTCCTTGTGTTTGATGAGACTGGTAATCATATTCCTGATGAGACCAGGATTGTGCGCTCGATAGTCCAATCACAACATCGCCTTACCTACGATTATGTACAGCAAATGCTTGGTGAAACCCACGAGCTAGTTGGGATGGAGGATTTGAAGAAATCTCTGCATGACATAAGTTTTATCTCCCGTACTTGTCGCAAGGTACGTCTAGGCAATGCCGCCTTTTCTCAATTAAGAGGTGATACCTTGTCATATTCAATGGCCCACATATTGGTTGAGGAGATGATGATACTAGCTAACGAAGCCGTAGCGCAACGTCTTCTCTCTGAGTTCCCCCAATGCACCCCACTTCGCCGACAACTACCACCAAGACTGGAACACTTTCGCTTGTGGAAGGAGAATAACCAGGGGATTATAGACGAAAGCGTGTATATGACGCATGCAAAAGAAACTTTGCAATCTGTGTTGAAGGATACCAACTTCGATGGGGAAGACAGCATGGATACGGTTAATATATTACGCAACATCTGGTATCAGATCAAACAGTGCGTAGCTGAGGAAAACATCTTTCGTCTCAGTGGGCTAGTATGTAACGACCAGTATCACCCTCAGTTTGCAGCAGCACAATCTGCCCTTCACTGGATACTCTCCAATGGGGAATACATCAACTCTGGTGATCATGCTGCAGATACGGCACGCATTCACACTAGACTCTCAAAATCCGCCTACACGCACTTTACCTCCCCAATACGCCGTTACATCGACATCGTAGTACATCGCCTTCTGATAGCAGTTCTCAATGAAGACAAAACGCTTCCTCACGATGCTCAAGATGttacaaaaatatgtgaaaactgcAACATTCGATCGTCTGTAGCTGGAGagtttgagttgaaatcacaagAATTGGAACTAGCGTTACAGCTGAAGCAGCGTCCAATGCAACTCCAAGGTGTCATAGAAGACATAACGGATAAGAATTTGCAATTGGGTTTCAACCATGACGACCGTGTTATCAAGACATTGACAAAATTCTTTCAAAAAGTGTCTTTCAGTCTTCTGAAACCTGTCGAAAAACCAGATAAGGATGAAGGTGATAAGATGGTCACGATGACATGGAATGAACGCGTATACAATGTCGGAGGCATGCCGCCTCTAACGACCAACGACGTTAGCGCGAATCAAGCACGACACTCCCAGCTGGCAGTTGATGACAATGACAGGCACACACTTGCGCTGCCAACTCGCAACTGGAGATGTATCAATGAGGAAGTTGCTGCGGAGAATTTTGATAATTCTGCGGAGAATTGGGATATGGTTAAAGGACAAATAGAGGCTCTCGATACCATCGCATCTACGGTACGTACTACTCAAATGGACGATCCAAGTTGTCTAACTTTCGTAGAAGACATCACCTGTGAAACAGACGAAGAGTCCAAGAAGAAGAAGCACTATGCAAGCTTCCAGCACACGTTTAAAATAGGGGACGTCACTCAAGTCCAGTTGTATCCAACATTCAACTGTGGAATCCTGGCACCAAACGTCCAACTTTACCAGATGACACCAACACTCGACTTTTGTATGGAACACAGAAGTCAACCCCTACAATGTTTGTCCATTGTTGCCAATCAGGTTCCGAAAAGGAAAAACATCAAGACGTATCAGGATACGTGGCTCCCTGTGCTTGACATGATGGCAGCTTACAACGCAGTCCAGCAGAATGAGACGTTGATCATTCACGGTGTGAACATTGAATGGCAACATCATTCAGGTGATCAACTTCCTTACGGGTCATTCACACTTACCAACAAATTCTGCGACGATAGACATATCGACATACGTCAAGGAAATACATCTGGACGCAGAGCAGCTTTCTTGTGTATTAGATTCCACGAACAAGACACGACAGAGGTGACTTCAGCTAAGAAGAAAACTGACGGAAACCAAGATGTGATCGTTGTTGCGCATGGCAGTGCATTTATATCGGATGTAAAGGATGGAGACCGAGAACATCAACGGCTAAAGGTGTTCTTTAACGTGAACCAGATGTCCGCACCATTCCCAAACAGATTGCGGGAGAGGAGTGGTGAACCTGAGGAATACACTGTTGAAATCATTCCAGTATGCCAGACAGATAG TCGACTGGAAGGAGCCATCAAAGACGTAGACTCCAGCTCATCTCTAGTACAAAACATCTGTCTTCTGACACCAGACAAAGCAGAGTATGATTCAG ATAGAGACGCTAATGACATGAGCATTTTAATAGATGCAGCGAATCAATACGGCGGATTCTTTGATGTTTCTGGTTGTCGGTTGAACCGCTTAAATCAACCTCAAAGTGAAGCAGTGGAAACAGCGTTAACAGAGAGATTTACTGTTATTCAGGGACCACCAG GAACTGGATCAATGACAACTGGAGCCTATCTGACGTACTTCTTCAGTGAGCAAAACAAGCAGCTACCAAACCGAGGCAAACGACCACAGATACTATACTGTGGTCCTTCCTACAAGTCAGTGGATGCGTTTGCAG AATGCCTGAAGAACTTTCCAATCTCAATTGTGCGAGTCTACGACAACGACATCGAGAATCGTGCGTTTCCGATACCGGGTTCAACTCTTACGAGTAACAAAATGGGACAAAAAGATGTCGTAATGGAACCTGGCCATGAAAATATTTCGCTGCATCATCTTATTCGTATGAGTACACGGACAGATGGTTTAGAAGCAAATTCAAAGGCTGAGGCTATACTTGAGTACGACAGACGGTTCCGCGACTGTGAACCAGAGCGTCCCGAGGTCAAAGCGTATTTAGAACTGATATTTGATGCTGAG ATTGAAGAATTGGCGAAATATCAAGTCATCCTCACAACTTGTATTGCTTCGGGAAGTAACCGTATCATTGAGGGAACTAATATCATCCAATGTATCGTGGACGAGGCTGGAATGTGCAATGAACCAGAGACTCTTATTCCAATGGTTTCAACCAACCCTCTGCAAATTGTGCTAATCGGAGACCACAAACAACTACG GCCCATCATTCCAGAGAATACAGCAAGATCACTGGGGATGGCGGTATCCCTATTTCAGCGTTATGAAAAAGAGATGACAATGCTAACATTTCAATACCGTATG CACGAAGCAATTTGCGAGTTCCCTTCAATGACATTTTATGACAATAGCCTCATCACTCCTCCGTCAATCAAAGAGCGGCCTTCACCAAACATGATGAGTGAGGTGTGGCCTGGTGATGGCTCTCGACCAATCGCGTTCTGCCATTGTACTGGTGTGGAGGAAACACTAAGTGTGAAGACTGCCGAAGGCAATGAGATATCCAAAGCAAACTCGTACGAAGTAGAACAAGTG GTGCGAATGGTGAACGTCCTTGTAGATACATACAAAGTGAATCCGAAGGAGATCGCGGTGCTGTCACAGTATCGTCTTCAATGTGACAAAATAACTACCAAATTAGCAGAGTGTGGACGATCTGATGTCGATGTTAGAACTGTGATCAACAGTCAAG GAAGCGACTGGAACTACGTACTCATGTCAACCGTGCGTTCTTTACCGCGTGTGGAGATTGAGGAATATCCCAACTACGAGTGGAAGAAGAGGTACCTTGGGTTTATCACTGATGAAAACCAGATGAACGTAGCTCTTACTCGGGCAAAGCATGGCCTCATTATTGTAG GTAACAAGTATCTCCTACGAACTCACAACAAGTGGAAAGAACTTCTCGACTACTACGAAGAAATAGAATGCCTTGTAGAAGCCAAACAATTCTGGGACAAACAAGAGGACATGAATACTTGTACAAACGTCCTAAAACAGTTAAGACTCTGA